The genomic stretch tgaagtgggtatacaaggtgaaattgaatcccaaaggagaagtaaCTCGGCACAAGGCAAGGCTTGTGgcaaaaggatttcttcagaaggAAGGAATCGACTTCAATGAAGTTTTTGCACTTGTTGCTAGAATCAAAATAATCAGGTTGATTGTTGGTCTAtcaaacatgaacaactggcacacatttcagatggatgtgaaatgtgaaTTCCTGAATTGCCCCTTGGATGGAGAggtttatgttgcacaaccaatTAGGTTTGTGAAGCAATGTAAAGAAGACAATGTATACATGATGCATAAAGCTCTGTATGGACTcaagcaagctccaagagcttaGAGTAAGAAGATAGATAGTTTTCTAaggaagaaggaatttgtgaagtgcacaaaTGATCATGAAGTATATTTAAGAATAAGAAatagtgaattgcttatactatatctctatgtcgatgacttgttgataacaaGAAGTTGCAAGAAAGAGATTGGAgatttcaaacatgacctaagtgaggagtttgaaGTGTCATACTTGGAAAATCTCTCATATTTCCTTGGTGTCATACCCCCAAATTTGTCATACCTTTTGTAGTTTCTGTCTGGCTTATTTcccattgcatttgcatatttATCCATCATAGCACATTCATTTAcaattatatttttaaataaacATCATTAATTCAAAGGTTTTACTAAAGTGGAATTGGCACAACAATATTGGTTGGTTCGTTCCTTATGGATCAAGTCACGTGGAACTCCAATCCGTGGTATACGTTGGTAGTTGTATTTATTTCATCATGACATTGGATATTGGGGTTACTAAGGGCTATCTCGGTCTCTGATTTATTCAATTCATGGTACAAATGTTCATTCAAGTTAAAGAAACCGGATTCAAGATTTGTTCAAATTTGCTCAAGTACAAAACGTAATTCAAACAGTTGTTTCAGTAGCAAATGTTCAATAAGCCAAAATCAACAAGTACACCAAGTATATCTCCATTCCATCTCTTGAGTTTCTCCAAAACATAAAAGTGTCAAAGTCATGAATGTCGTGCTTCTTACCATTAACCAACACCAAGCTTTGATCATACCAATCTTGCAAAGTCACACACAATAAGAAAAAGCCAAGTCATTATGCTTCACACAAGAGCTCATGCATCAAAATAAAGTAAAAAACCATTTTTGTgatggtaaccggttaccatgtttcaggtaaccggttacacctcCCTCCAGTAGCCCAAAATACTATTTTTCTACAGGTAACCGGTTACACCGATtcaggtaaccggttacatcaGCATATTTTCACCAATTTTTCTGCATGTAACCGATTACATAGATTTAGGTAACCGATTACATCAACATATTTTCACCATTTTTTTGTGTGTGTACTTCATATCTAAATCCCTAGCTAGAGAAGAAATGTGATACCATAAGATTGAGAAATCAACTCTAGATTTAGTGATGGCATCACACAAGATCAGAAGGTACTTCATAGTGTATTACATAACTGTTAGGATGAACTTGCCCCTGAAACAAGTGTTATAGCGACTAGATCTGGACGAGCATTTTACGAAATGGGACATTTAGTTGTCGGAGTTTGAATTTTGTTTAAAGCAAGGAAATACTCACACATGGGTGATATTCATGGGCATATGTCGTCTAATAGTAGGGGAAGTGCATGTGTGATTCTATAAAATAACTATAGGCTCATGGTAGAAGTTTCTTTGAGATTTGAGTTCTTAATAACCAACAACTAGGCCGAGTATGAAGCGTGGTTGCAAGAATGTCCCTAGCTAAAAAGATGATGACATATCACATTAACGTGAGAAAATCTTCCCAGTTATTCGTATGTCAAATAAACAGGGAGGCTCAAGCTATAAAGATGCTATTGCAACATTACCTCAAGCTAGCTACCAAAAAGTTAGCAAGGTTCAAAGAATTCAAAATCACTCATGTTTCACAGGAAGAAAACACTCTCGTTGGTGTACTATTATGATTATTCAGTATCAAGGAACTCTGTGATTAATCACTCTTTCATCCAAGAGACTAGGAAAACCCCAATCATTAAAGTCTTAAGGAAAACAATGTCATCTATAGACTGCACCACCTCACCATCCTGGATATCTCAAATACAAGAGTATATTTAGTTAGGGAGTCTTCTGTCGGACCCATATAGGCTTCCCTTCAAAAGAGAATGGTTAGTCAGTATACTATGTTCGAAAGAACTTTGTATAAAAGAGGCTTATATACACCATTTCTGAACTAGCCTAGGAAATGAGGAAGTCACTTCAGACCTTTTAGAGGTACACAAAAGGATAATCGGGCAGCATCTCGGGGCCAACGCATTGGCCAAAAAATTCTACGAGCATGGTATTTCTGGCCGACCATGCTTAAAGACACCTAAGAATATGTGAAAAAGTGCGACCAATGTCAGCGGAATGGGGATGTCTTCAACattctatctatctatctatctatatatatatatatatatatatatatatatatatatatatctatatatatatatatatatatatgttatgACATAACCATGGTCATTAATGCAATGGGGattggaaatcctcggtccatTCTCCCTTGCATATAGAAAAATCAAGTACTTGATTGTAGTCGTAGACTATTTTACCAAGTGGATCGAGGCAAAAGCACTGTCAAACATCACGACAATGAATGTCCTAAAATTCTTTAAAACAAGCATATTGGCTAGGTTTGGGATCCCCCATTCTATTTTGACGGATAATGGAATGCAACTAATTGATAAAAGGTTAAAAAGCATATTGGAGGAGTTAAGGATCAAACAACATTTTGCTTCGGTAGAACACCTTCGTCAAACGGCCAAGCCGAAATAGCCAATTGAGTGCTAGTTAGAGGCCTTAAGTGGAGACTAGATGAGGCCAAGGGTAACTAGGCTGATGAATTGTCACACATTTGTGGGCTTATCGTTCGACTCCCTGTTCTACTACAAGAGAAACTCATTTCTAGCTTACGTATGGTATATAAGCAGTCATTCAAGTGAAAATTGAAGAGTTGAGTCAGAGGACAACTAACCTTATAATAACAAAGGAATCAGGGAAGAAGCTATCCttttagaagaaaaaaaagatGCTAGTTGCCTTTACCAGCGTAATCGTCAAGCAATTTACAACTTTCATATACAACTAATGTGTCCGACTAAGATAATTCTAGATAGGAGACTTAGTGCTACAGAGAACCAACATAGGAAATTGGGAACGACCCTACCGGGTGTGGACAAACACCGGGAAAATAACCTTTATTTTGGAGCCCCTTGCAAGAGAACAAATATCGAGGACTTGGAACATTGCCAAACTTAAACGTATTGCAGTTAAAAAGACTATGTATCTGTTTGTTCCACTCCTTTCCATGTAACAAATTGACATATTTATAAATGCAAGTACTTTTCTGTCATCGTTTATGTCTCTTTCTTTTTTTCCCTTCTCGCTTTTTAAGATACATGAGGAGAGAAAGATTAAGCGCATATTTGTGCAACTACGTGCACCCCTTCACCCATCTTCACAACTAGCCACTTTAAGGGCGTACACGATGGAGTTGAAGTCGTCCACCTCGATTTGAGTCATAACTTAGAGGTCGGAATAGGGATCCTATCATTGGTTAAGGATGGTTGTATATGAGTCGGAGCATCCATACAACCATAATTGCAAAGTTATGACCACGTCTCACTGATCCCCACCGAGGGGAAAAGCGCCATGAAGCAAGAGACATACATAACAGTGAAAGCTAAACATAACACACATGCACTGCAAAAAATGTCATTTAATTCACATAAGAACAACAGAAATGATGGTTTTGGCGACAAACTTAAAAGAACCATGAAAGTCTAGAGATCAGGAATGAGCCATTCCAGTTGGCCCACAAGATTATTGAAGATGGATCCCACTAGATTGTCATCGGAAAGGTCCAACAGTTGTTTGTCTATACGAGGCCTCTAGTATAAGCTCCAGTTCAAGATAACCTTTCTTTTCCTACTCAAGAAGACCTTTGATTTTAGTCACTCGGTCGACCAAGATTGCTGGAGAGCTAGGCATACTCACCTTCTCCATGAGAGAAGACATTTTATTCTGACAATGGCGCAACTCAGAAGACAATCTTATGAAGTTGGCAACTTTCACCTCAAATAGTACATAACAAGCCTTCGAAGACTCAACCTCTTGAGAAGAAGCACCGAGGACTAGAAGTTCCTTATGAGAGGTCGTAAACTGGGTCATAAGGGAGGCCGTTCGCAACAGCTGGAAGGCCGACTCTGCCAACAAGCCAAATTTTCCTGTTTTTGAGAGTTTACGTGTGTTGGCAGAGTCTTTGGTAGACACATAATCCTTCATCTTTGCCATGATTTGAGGCAACTGACTAGCCAACACATAAGGTAACGGGAGAGGAGTACTCCTACTGCTTTTTTTAAGTGGACAGCAGGAGAAAACCGAAGATTCTTTGACTTTTTAGCAAGGCTCCCTAGACAATTGCCTTCCATCATTCCTTTCTTTCCCAACCAGTGCAACTCTATAATGATTCTTTTTACTTTGGAACTCTGAGGCGTCTGAGCAGCCACGTGATTCCTCCTGCAGCGGAAGGAGCTACCAAGGCTTTTGTCATCTTGAGTGCATCTTAAATGGGGAAAATGAACAAATAAGAGGAATTACATGCTCACATATCACAAATAAAGCAAGAATATAGTAAGTATGAAAAAAGTTCCTTCCTTTCCTCAACAGATTTTGCATCAACAATATCCCGACAATGTTTATCCTCAATAGAAAAGGAAAGCAAAATCACCTTCATGGTTTTCTCGTATCAATAAGGGCATCATACAAAACAGACTAAGAACTAGTCATATTTGGAAAGTGGTATAGGGACCAAAATCGTCTCATCGGATCAACACACATGGTCGGCCCTAAAGACGAGGTCTGAATGACACAAAATTCTGCATGAGGAAAAGGGAAATGGGAGTGGCTAAGAAGTAGCAAGATAGAGAAAAAGGACCTTAGTGGCAAACTCTACCTTTTATAAGGAAGTCAACCGTTAATCAACGATCCAGATCGAAAGCAAGAAAAAGATCTCAAGGTAGTAAGTCAATCGTCTCATCAGAAGTAGCAAATGGCATAGTACTTAAACACCCTAGGTACAAACATCATGCCCTAACGTGTACCCCTAGGGTCGCACGCCTAGAGAAAGAAGCGAAATGTTTCGATAATGAAAAAGAATTTAATGCACTTGTCCCCCACTACTTTTCAACTAACTCCAAGCATTTATAATTTTGGTTCAAAGAGAACGACATTCTCTACATTCGACCACGACCGATAAAGGCTTCCTCGGCTCAGTAACACCCTATAAGCCTTGGGGAAACTATTTTGAGTCGGACAAAGGCCCATGGAGCTAAAGCCCAAACTGATCTTAAACCACTCCAAATGAGCAAAGGTATAAATACCATGTCTCAAGATATTCAAGTACACTTTCTGATCTCTAATTTTCATTAcatttattttgaattttgaaCTGACTTAAATGTTGGAGTACTAACATTACAGGTCCACTCTCGCGCTGCCGTATAGAAGATCAACACCATCGATTTAGAATTTCTCATCACCAACTTACACCTAATTATGATTCTAGAACATAACATATATctatatttgatttttttttaccTTACATATGTAACTATTTAGAGTTTTATATATAATTTAACTATTGGATCTTAATCTCTAGAACATTTATTTCTAATTAAGAGTCGAAAAACAGTTTCGATGTGTTAGGATGTCTGTTTTGTCTGCATTTTTTACAACGCATGTTAAGGTTTTAGATTTGCATCCTCGAAGATGTGTGTTCCATTCCGCCCTCATTTTTTTCTGGAACTAGTAAAGATTTTAGGTTTACACCCTTAAATATGTCTATCATGTCCCACTCCATTTTTTGCAGTATTTTATAGAGTGGACCTAAACGAGACAGACATGTCTGTTTGATATCTCTACTTCTGAGCAAATGAATAAATTTAGGGAATCATAAGATTTTAATTTAAAGTATTTCAAGATTTTAATTAGAAATTACTTTTTGTTATGTGAGCTATGTTTGTATGAATCTTAGTCAAACTATTTTTGAGTTTTGTATTCTTATGATTTACAAGCATGTATTTTCTGAAACTTATGATAGAGAAAAAGGGTACAAATTTGTTTCAAAAAAATGTGCATATTGCTTGTTATTTTGAATAAAAAATGTTTCTTGCCTCTAAATTAAAACTCTTATTATATTGATTTGCTCTAAAACACTTACATATGTTTTTATTGATGACTGAAGTATACATTCTTTTAACAACAAATGAAACTTGAGAATAAATCACTTAACATACAATGACAGGCACATAGCATGACAACTTTATAGAAAAGTTTGATATAGAAATCCATAACTTTATGAAAATAGGTACGGGAGGAAATCAAATTTTGATACTTCATTATTTAAATTTACACGACGATAAGCTATTTGTCATGCTTTTGAGTCCCATGGAGATCACGACGGCAGATGCATAATATTTTATGTTAAACACTTGGCAAAAGGAGCAGTAATGCACATTGTAGGTTGGACTAAAAGCAATATACAGGCTCAATGTAAATATAGGAGAGAAATCAAAGGGTAGCACTCGCTCATAAACTGGAATGGATATCAAGCATTTCAAATTTGGTAACTAAGTTAGTAATGGGTCCAATGTGAAGCTATTTTTTGAAAAGGTCCACCGTTTCATTTTTTGAGTATATTGGCATTAGGTGAATGATATTGGCCTGAATTTTGTCTCTAACTAGGTGACGATCCAACTTGATATGTTTAATACGTTCGTGAAAAACTGGTTGGTTGTTGTGAGGACAACACCGGGATTGTCACAAAAATAGTGATTGGTGTATGGTGGGAAATATTGAAGTCCTTCAATAGTTATATTAACCATTGAGCCTTGGTCAATGCTTTATACTCAGTTTTTGAAGATGATCCGGCGATAACTTGCTTCTTTTTGCATTTCCAGCTAATGAAGCTTGATCTTAAGAAGAAGTTGAAGCCTGAAGTGGATCTTCTTGTAATTGGCAAGCATCCTAAATTGAAAATCTTGTGATGGTGAGGTTTGAGTCTTTTTTGAAGAGCAATCATAAGGTCAATGCATTCTTTATGTATTTCAGAATCCTCATAGTTGCCTGCATGTgtgttgttgttggtattgataAGTATTGGCTTAACCTACAAACAAAATAGGAAATATCAAGCATATGATGTGTCAAATACATAAACTTACCAATAATACTTTAAAACTGTGTAGGATCGAGAAAAAGTTCATCATTCTCAATGTCTAATTCTTGGTAAGGGTCCATTGGATTGAAGGTTGGCTTGGCTGCAAAAAACCTGATATGCTGAAGTAAATCTAGACTATACTTATGTTGATAAAGTGCAATTCCCATGGAATATCTGGAAATCTCAAATGCCAGTGAAGTATTTGAGATTTCTCAAGTCTTTGATGTTGAATTTTGGATATagagtgaatttaatgtggtttATCTCTGAAATGCGGTTACTTGTAAGAATTAAATCATCAACATATACAAGAATTATAGTATAATAAATATCGAATAATTTTGTAAATAATGAATAATGTGAGTTGGATTGATTAAAACCTAAGTCGAAAAGCGTGGGGATTAACTTTTGATTCCATTGTTTGGTTACTTGTTTGAGTCCATAAATGAACTTTTTAAGCTTGAGGTTAAGTTTTTGTTAGAAACATCCATACCAATTGGGCATTTTATATATATActtcttcatctaattccccATGGAGAAAAACAGTATTAATGTCTAGTTGGTGTAAATACCAattttatgttgatgatatagaTAAAAGAAGTCTTATAATAAACACCTTTATAATTGCATTGAATGTTTCTAAGTAATCTATCCTTTGGCTATAAGGCATGCCCTGTATCTTTAAATTTTACCATTAGCCAGAAAATTCAATTTGAATATCAATTTGCGGGTAATGACTTTGTTAGGGGGGAAAAGGGTTAAATCCCATATGTTAGTATTAATCATGGATTTAAGCTCAGTTTGGATAACTTGTAGCCAATTTAGATATTTAATAACATAAGAATAAGTAGATGGTTCGATTATGGTAGAAATTTTGAAGTTAAAAAATTTGTGGTTATGGGATAACTTATCATAAGATACAAATTGAGATAAAAGATAGAAATTTATACATGTGGTATGATGATGTTGAGGGGTGGAATTACCTTGAATGACGGCACACTGGTAGTCTTGAAGATAAGGAGGGGGTTTATAAATTATGTCATATTTTTTTTAAGTTGGAGCATTTGTGGACAAAATGGGTGGGATGGAAATATTGGTGGTATTGGTTGTAATTGGAGGATTAGGATCATGAACAATAGGTTAGGGATGTGTGGAAGTGTTTATAGGTCTATGCGGGTTTTCGATATTGGTGTGGATTGGTGAAGCAACATTATCATTTATGTAGTCTAGGGTGAAGTCTTGATGGTGGTCTATGGGGTGATGATTAATGTTAGACGTAGTTTGAAGTTTGGTGTAAGGAAAGATGGACTAAAAAATGGTATCCCTATATAATAACAAATGTTTGATTTGGATGTTATAGAGAATGGGGCCCTTAACACCATTTTTAATCCTTAAGTAAACACACTTCCTATATCTAGAGTCTAGTTTAGTTATATTCTTTTTAGAGTTATAAGTAAAGATAAGGAAGGAAAAATCTTTCATACTAAATTAATTTGGTTGAGTGTGGAAAAGTAAGTATAAGGAGATTGGTGTTTAAGTAGGGGTGGAAAAACGGGTCCGCCCCGTTGGGCATGCCCGTTTTGCTCGCACTTTAGTGCGAGGACATGCCAAAAGTTTATGCCCTCACCCTCTAATGTGTCCGCCCCTCTCCGCCCATTTTCTTCGTGGGCTTTTACGGACACAAACATTTATataaatttttgtatttttaggCTTAAAAGGTGCAATATCCGCGAGCTTTTCCTACTTCGTCCTTACTTTTTTGCGGGCGCGGGCCAGGGTTTTAGGGCCGCATCCTAAACTATGCTTGGCTCGCCCCACCCCATTTTTTTCCGGGCTTTTGCAGGGTGGGGCTAAATAGAGCGACCATGCTCGTTTGCACCCTATGTTTAAGTAATTTATAGGGTAATCTATCGATAATGTGGACAACATGAGAGATGGAATGAGCTCAAAATACTTTGGGAATGTTGGATTGGAAAAGCAGGAGCACGAGTGACACCTAGAAAGTGTTGGTGCATTTTTTCCACCAACCCATTTTGTTAGGGAGTGTAAGTGCAAGTAGTTTGATGAAGTAACTCATGAGTCATGTAAAGGTATTTGAGCATGAACTCGGGGTCATTATTAGATCTAATGCATTTGACAATGGTTAAGTATTAGGTTTGAACATAATTTATAAAAGATTTTACAAGAGAGAAGGTTTCATATTTGAGCTTCATTAAGAAGATATAATGATATTTGTTGTGATCAACAACATGGAAGTATTTAAAACACGATGAGGGTGGATCATATATCCATGTGAATTAAATCAAATCATTTGGTATTATTGTCTTGAAAGGGCAATATCCTATGTCTAACATATAAACAAACATAACAAGGGAGTAAATTTTGAGTTAAATTATGCATAGGGAAAATCTAATTTATTTGGACAATGATATCATGAGAAGGGTGGCCAAATCAAGTGTGCCACAAAGTTCAGTTATTACCAGCATGATTACTAGAATAATAATTAGAGTTATTAATATGGGAAATTGACTAGGATGACCAAATCTAGTGTGCCACAAAGTATAATTTCTCACTGTTAATACCGCAAGTTCAATATATTTTCTCTTATTTTATAGTCCAATATTCACAAATTATCAATCATCTGATAAACAAATCTTAAAGTAATGAAAACTACTAAAGAGTCTTTAAAACAAAACAATTCCTTATGGAGACGATAAAAATACACTTACTTTTGTTTGACAACAACTTAGCAGGTAATATGTAGGGATGTCAAGTACATTTTGTCCATAAAGGTTGAATGTGATTCGTCTTGTCCAAATGAGTTTATCAACAATAATATTTTCAAAAGACAAGTTAATCTTCAAAATGTCTTCATTAATTTGATGAGGCAAAATGGATAAGTCATGAGGAATATTTTAATTGATATCTTAGATAATTGAATTGACATTTGGAGTTTGCATAAATTGAATATCCAATAACAATATTACGTGTAAATCTTTAATTTTGTATCATAATCAATTGTGGGTCTATAAATCGATGTTCTTCCCATTACCAACCTACCATCTACTATGTTTCTCCAAAAAAGAAATATGCTTAATGTTCTTCCCATTACCAACCTACCATCTACTATGTTTCTCCAAAAAAGAAATATGCTTAATGTCAAGACATAAAATCACTGAATATTGATAGTTAACAACTTTCAACAAAGAGATAAACACCCAACTTTATTTATGCTCATAATATCTCCAGATAAAGATGATCGAATAACCTTCCAGGATATAATAATTAATTTTCTATTGTCTATCCTATATATCTCGATAAAATTTCTAATGCAAGAATCTAAACTGTCAAAAAAAATTATTCATCATTCATAAATCTTAAAACTATACAAAAATAATTTATTTGATAGCTTGGCCAATAATTTATGTACTAATTGAATTAACATTTAGTGCAAATAAAATAATACAATAAGTTTTTAGTATGATAGcataaataatattttaaaaaaatagcACAAACATGTACCTGTTGTAGCCGGTCATTTAGCATCATCCCAAAATCCACCCTAGAACCCAGTAAAACCCTTGCCTGAGCACTAAACCTCAAACCAACAAAAAACCTCATCAAACTGCAATGACAAAACCATATGCCGCTGTTTTACTGTCGGCCATAGCTGCCGCATCAGGTTTATCTCACAATCACGCTTTTTCCGACGCCACTTCTTCTTCGCCTTCCGATGATCCTCAATCCCCTCCGCCGCCTCCCAAATTTCGAAACAACAATCCAAGAACAACATCTGCTGGGTTTGATCCAGAGCCTCTCGAGGAAGGAGCCAGAATTGTCACCAATGTCTCCACGAAACCTCACGGCAAAAATGTTTCATCTTTGTTCCCTCCTCGTTTTCTCATTCATGCCCTTTTGCTTCATTTTgtttattgttttaatttatcTCGTTTTCTCTTTTTAGGTTTTTGAGAATATTAAAAAGAAAGAGGATGCAAAGCAAGCTGAGTTTGCTGCAAAGACTGTTGAGTCTAAGCATATCAAAGCACAGCATGAGGCTGTGAGTTGATTATAGTAAATCCATTTGTTatcaattttttattttattgggTTATTAGGTATGTAGCACTGACACTTCTGAAAAAAAGTGTATGCCCGTGTCACCTGCAAGACACTTGTGATTTGGTTACGTTTAATTTATTCATATTTTCAAATTACTACCGGTGTTGCAGTGTCAGGGTCTTTTTTGGGGTGTCTGTACTTCATAGGTTATTAGTTTTAGTATGTGTTAGGTTTTGCGGTGGCTAAAattgattttgattgaattgGTTTGTTCGATTCTGCGGTGAAGAAAATTGATTTTGAGTGAAATGATTCTGTCAAATTGATTATGCAGGAAAGACAAAGGATTACATATGATGAAAAGAAAAAGCTTGCCCAGCTTCAGGATCAAATAAAATCCCAGTTGGCTAAGTATAAGGATGAGTTAGCAAGGAAGAGGATGCAGGTATTGAATCTTTTGAAAGTTAggatttttattttttttgccGTTTAAAGAATCTTTCTCATTCTTGGATTATTATTGTAAGGCAGAAAATGAACAAAAGAGAGCAAGGAACCAAGAGCTAGTGAAAATGCAAGAAGAATCTTCTATCAGATTGGAGCAAGCTCGGCGTTCAATAGAAGAACAGATTCAGGCTCATCGGAGGCAGAGTGAAAGAGAGATGGCTGAGATTGAACGTGAAACAATTCGAGTAAGGGCTATGGCAGAAGCAGAAGCGAGAGCGCATGAATCTAAGTTAGCGGAAGATGTTAATAGGAGAATGCTAATTGATCGTGCTAATAAGGAGCGAGAAAAATGGGTTGCTGCCATAAATGCTACGTTTGACCATATTGGAGGTACATTTCTATTTGTTGCATAGTATGCAATGTGCAAAACGTTACGATGACAATCTAAGAAGACAATAATCATCTATACATTTATGCATTTGTGAAGTTGAGTACATGGACCAAATCATTGATTATTTGCTAGGTTAGTTAGACAAACTCCACACCAATCCCGGTGTTTGAAAACTCGATTTATCTTTTGTAGGGGGCGTTAGAGCCATTCTAACAGATCAAAATAAGTTGGTTGTAGCAGTTGGTGGAGTGACTGCTCTGGCAGCTGGAATCTACACTACAAGGTATAAATTGTTCATAGTTTAGAATGAGCTATTTGAAATGAGGAACATTGTTCATTTTTCGAGTTATTCAACTTCAAATCCCCACTTCTCTATCTGTCTATTTTGTACGAATATCTACTTTGTTGTCATTTGCATGGTATGCTTAGTTTATATTCACATTGGACTTAATGTAGGGAAGGTGCGCGGGTTATTTGGGGATATGTTGATAGAATATTGGGACAACCATCATTGATCCGAGAGTCCTCCCGAGGGAAATACCCCTGGTCTGGCACGTTGTCCCGTACCATGAGCTCCCTGTCCCGACGTACCGATCCAGAATCTGCTTCAAAAGTTGGAAATGGTTTTGGTGATGTAATTTTGCATCCTTCTCTTAATAAAAGAATTGAGCAGCTGGCATCTGCAACTGCGCATACAAAAGCACATAATGCACCATTCAGAAACATGCTTTTTTATGGTCCTCCAGGAACTGGAAAGACAATGGCTGCCAGAGAGTTGGCTCGTAAATCTGTATGACTCCGTACTTATCTATTGACCTTGTTCTAGCTTTTCATGTTTTTCATACTATCTGACTTGCTTATATTCAGTGACAAATTTTCTCTCTTCAAATGGGATTTATGTTTAGGGACAAAGTTAGTATTTGTTATTTTGTCTTATTTTGTTTCTTCTCGATGCAGGGATTAGATTATGCATTGATGACTGGGGGAGATGTTGCTCCACTCGGGTCGCAGGCTGTCACAAAGATACACCAGTTGTTTGATTGGTCCAAGAAGTCTAAAAGGGGTTTGTTGCTTTTCATTGACGAAGCTGATGCATTTCTGTGCGAGTAAGCAACACTGTTTTCATGTTTTTTCATTTATTTAACTTGCACGTGGCAACAACACATGATGATTAAGATCTGCTAATTGCAGCTCAGGACTCCTTATAATCATATTTGTTTATTTTCTATGAAAACCAACATTCTCTGCACAAATATTGTCCAAGTGAATTGATAGAATTGAATAAATTTTACAGGCGGAACAAGACTTACATGAGTGAAGCACAAAGAAGTGCACTCAACGCTCTCCTCTTTCGTACCGGTGACCAGTCAAAAGACATAGTCCTCGCGCTTGCCACAAACCGTCCCGGTGATCTCGATTCAGCCGTATCAGACCGTATTGACGAGGTCCTGGAATTTCCCTTACCCGGAGAAGACGAGCGCTATAAACTTCTTAAGCTC from Lathyrus oleraceus cultivar Zhongwan6 chromosome 7, CAAS_Psat_ZW6_1.0, whole genome shotgun sequence encodes the following:
- the LOC127100309 gene encoding uncharacterized protein LOC127100309; this encodes MTKPYAAVLLSAIAAASGLSHNHAFSDATSSSPSDDPQSPPPPPKFRNNNPRTTSAGFDPEPLEEGARIVTNVSTKPHGKNVFENIKKKEDAKQAEFAAKTVESKHIKAQHEAERQRITYDEKKKLAQLQDQIKSQLAKYKDELARKRMQAENEQKRARNQELVKMQEESSIRLEQARRSIEEQIQAHRRQSEREMAEIERETIRVRAMAEAEARAHESKLAEDVNRRMLIDRANKEREKWVAAINATFDHIGGGVRAILTDQNKLVVAVGGVTALAAGIYTTREGARVIWGYVDRILGQPSLIRESSRGKYPWSGTLSRTMSSLSRRTDPESASKVGNGFGDVILHPSLNKRIEQLASATAHTKAHNAPFRNMLFYGPPGTGKTMAARELARKSGLDYALMTGGDVAPLGSQAVTKIHQLFDWSKKSKRGLLLFIDEADAFLCERNKTYMSEAQRSALNALLFRTGDQSKDIVLALATNRPGDLDSAVSDRIDEVLEFPLPGEDERYKLLKLYLDKYIAQAGARKPGLVQKLLKGTPPKIEIKGLTDNIIKEAAAKTVGFSGREIAKLMASVQAAVYGSKNCVLDESLFREVIDYKVREHQQRRKLAGADKVNA